One Thermodesulfobacteriota bacterium genomic window, AAGATCAGTTTAACGGAATCCTCAGGTATTTTCAGTTTTTGTATCACATCTTTCACGCACACGCCCTGTATTACATCGATTACCGATGGATTTCCCCCGGTTTCATTTTTCAAATATTTTTTAAGGGTTGCATAAAGATTGACTTCGATTTTCATTTCCACACACTCCCGAAATTTGATTAAATAATTACCCCAATACATCCAGCGGACTTTTTACCCCAAGTCTATTTTTAGTTGCCACATGTGTATATATCATGGTGGTCTGGACATTTGAGTGACCGAGAAGCTCCTGAATCGTTCGAATGTCGTACCCTTTTTCAAGTAGGTGCGTAGCAAAACTGTGTCTTAATGTATGAACACTGACTTTTTTAGCAATCCGTGCACGCTGCGATGCCTTTCGAATACTCCGCTGGAGGGTATTATGATGCAGGTGAT contains:
- a CDS encoding MoaD/ThiS family protein — translated: MKIEVNLYATLKKYLKNETGGNPSVIDVIQGVCVKDVIQKLKIPEDSVKLIFINGVHAKTDSTLKNGDRLGLFPPVGGG